A segment of the Catenuloplanes nepalensis genome:
ATTCGGCCCAGCAGGAGACGGCTGGCGATGACCGCCGCCGGCGTGCTGGTCGCAGGCGGGATGGTGACCGTCCCGGTCAGCATGGCCTACGCCGCGACCGCCTGTGACGTCGTCTACACCACCAACGACTGGAACAACGGCTTCACCGCCAGCGTGACGCTCAAGAACCTCGGTGACCCGGTGAGCAGCTGGAACCTCGGCTGGGCGTTCCCGGGCAACCAGCAGGTCACGAACGGCTGGGCCGCGAAGTACAGCCAGTCCGGCCAGAACGTGACCGCGTCCAACGAGGCCTGGAACGGCAGCCTCGCCACCGGCGCATCCATCACGCTCGGCTTCAACGGCAGCTTCAGCGGCAGCAACGCGAAGCCGGCGTCGTTCACGCTGAACGGCACCACCTGTGCCGGTGCCGCGAACGCCGCACCGACCGTCTCGCTCACCAGCCCGGCCGACGGCGCCACGTTCACCGCACCGGCGGACGTCAACCTCGCCGCCACCGCCGCGGACACGGACGGCTCGATCACCAGGGTCGAGTTCTACCGCAACGGCCTGCTGATCAACACGGACACCACGGCGCCGTACGGCTACGCCACCACCGGACTGCCCGCGGGCAGCTACACAGTGCAGGCCCGGGCGTACGACAGCGCCGGGCTGACCGCGACCGACGAGCACGCGTTCACGGTTGCCGGCACGTCCGCGAGCAGCGTCGCCACGCCGGCCACGCTGCAGGTCGCCGAGGGTGCGAGCTCCGCGCTGAACGTCAGGCTGAGCGCGGCGCCCACCGGATCGGTCTCCGTCGCTTTGGCGAAGACCGGGGACGCGGACGTCACACTCGGCGCCTCGACCGCGACGATCACCGCGTCCAACTGGAGCACCGGCGTCAACGTGCCGGTCAACGCGGCCGAGGACGCGGACACCGCGAACGGCACCGCCACGATCACGGCGTCCGCCACCGGATTCACGTCGTCCGTCACCACGGTCACCGAGACCGACAACGACGGCGGCGGTACCCCGGGCGGCGCGTACGGCGAGGAGTTCCTGGAGCTCTACAACAAGATCAAGGCGCCGGCGAACGGGTACTTCAGCCCCGAGGGCGTGCCGTACCACTCCGTCGAGACGCTGCTGGTCGAGGCGCCGGACCACGGGCACGAGACCACGTCCGAGGCGTTCTCCTACTGGCTGTTCCTGGAGGCGCAGTACGGCAGGGTCACCGAGAACTGGTCGCCGTTCAACGACGCCTGGCGGGTGATGGAGCAGTACATCATCCCGAAGGAGACACAGAGCAACTACAACGCCGCGGACCCGGCTGACTACGCGGCCGAGGCGGACCTGCCGAGCCAGTACCCGGCGGTCGGTGGCAAGATCGACTCGTCGGTCAAGGTCGGTGCGGACCCGCTCGCGGCGGAGCTGCAGGCGTCCTACGGCACCACCAGCGTCTACGGCATGCACTGGCTGATCGACGTGGACAACGTCTACGGCTTCGGCAACTGCGGCAACGGCACCAGCCGGCCGGCGTACATCAACACGTACCAGCGCGGTCCTCAGGAATCGGTCTTCGAGACCGTGCCGCACCCGAGCTGCGAGACGTTCAACTTCGGCCGGGTCGGCAACGGCGGCTTCCTGCCGATCTTCATCGGTGACTCGTCGTACGCGCAGCAGTGGCGCTACACCAACGCACCGGACGCGGACGCCCGCGCGGTCCAGGCCGCCTACTGGGCGCTGCAGTGGGCCAAGGAGCAGGGCAACCAGTCGCAGATCTCGGCCACCATCGCGAACGCGGCCAAGATGGGCGACTACCTGCGCTACGCCATGTACGACAAGTACTTCAAGCAGCCCGGCTGCGCCTCCACCTCCTGCCCCGCCGGCACCGGCAAGGACAGCTCCGCGTACCTGCTCTCCTGGTACTACGCGTGGGGCGGCTCCTACGGCGCCAACAGCGGCAACTGGTCGTGGCGGATCGGCTCCAGCCACAACCACGGCGGATACCAGAACCCGTTCGCGGCCTGGGTGCTCTCCACCGTGCCGGAGCTGACCCCTCGCTCGGCGTCCGCGAAGTCCGACTGGGCCACCTCGCTGACCCGCCAGATCGACTTCTACACCTGGCTGCAGTCGGCCGAGGGTGCGATCGCCGGTGGCGCGACCAACAGCTGGAAGGGCAACTACAGCGCCCGCCCGGCCGGCGTGCCCACGTTCTACGGCATGGTCTACGACGAGAAGCCGGTCTACCACGACCCGCCGTCCAACCAGTGGTTCGGCTTCCAGGCGTGGAGCATGGAACGCGTCGCCGAGTACTACCACGAGTCCGGTGACGCACGCGCCAAGGCCGTGCTGGACAAGTGGGTCGCCTGGGCGATCGCGAACACCACGGTCAGCGGCTCCACCTACCAGGTCCCGTCCACGCTGAGCTGGTCCGGCCAGCCCGGCGGCAACTGGCAGGCCGGCACCACCAGCGTCAACAACAGCGGCCTGCACGTCAGCATCGTCGACTACACCCAGGACGTCGGCGTCACCGGCGCCTACGCCCGGACGCTCGTCTACTACGGCGCGAAGTCCGGCAACACGCAGGCGCAGACCACCGCGAAGGCCCTGCTCGACGCGCTGCTGACGCACAAGGACTCGCTGGGTGTCGCGATACCGGAGACCCGCGCCGACTACAACCGGTTCGACGACGTCTACAACGCCTCCACCGGCCAGGGCCTGTTCATCCCGTCCGGCTACAGCGGCACCATGCCCAACGGTGACGTCATCGCCCCCGGCAAGTCCTTCCTGGACATCCGGTCCTTCTACCGGGACGACCCCGACTTCCCCAAGGTCGAGGCGTACCTGAACGGCGGGCCGGCGCCGGTCTTCACGTACCACCGCTTCTGGGCCCAGGTCGACATCGCCCTGGCCCTGGCCGACTACGACCGACTGCTCGGTTGACGGCTTGCCCGGGCCCTTCCCACGAGGGCCCGGGCCACCTATAGAGCGGCGCCGACGCCCGCACGCCGGCGCCGCACGGCCTGATTCCCACGATCAGGCCGACCCGTGGTGGGCCGGGTGCCGTGACAGGCCAACGCCGGTTCCCGGCCCACCACCCCTCTTCCGGGCGGGCGACACCACGGTGCCGCTCGCCCGGCTCCATTCCCACCCCGAGAGCCGATTCCTCTTCCCACTCCCGGCGTGCCCACTTCCCCAGTGCTCCCGCGGGCACCGGTCGTCGCTGGCGCTCCTCCCTGCCAGTCCCGCCGTACCAGACCAGACCCCACCCCTCCCCGGCCCGGCCACGAACCCGGCCATCGCCGCTCGCCCGCACGCGGAGTAGCGGCCGGCGCTTCCCGACCGCAATGTCGAGCGCTCCAAGGGCGATATGCGCTGATTATCCGCCCGTTGATGGCGCGTCCATGATGGTTCTTCGATAGATCGTCTGACTAGTGATACCTGGAGCACCGAATGAGCGAGGTGGATTCAATCGGTCGTCGCAATGCAACGTTTATGCAGCTAGAGGTGCCGATAGTAGCTGATTGAGGGCTTCGGCGGGTGTGCGCATGTTGAGGGTTTCGCGGGGGCGGCCATTGAGTTCGGCGGCGACGTCGTCGAGGTGCTGTCTGGTGTGGACGGACAGGTCGGTGCCCTTGGGGAAGTATTGGCGGAGCAGGCCGTTGGTGTTCTCGTTGCTGCCGCGCTGCCAGGGCGAGTGCGGGTCGCAGAAGTAGACATCGATGCCGGTGGCGATGGTGAAGTCGGCGTGGCGGGTCATCTCGACGCCTTGATCCCAGGTCAGTGACTTGGTCAGGTGAGCGGGCAGTGTCGTGATGGTGGCGATGAGGGCGTCGCGGACGGCCTCGGCGTCCCGGCCGTCGGGCAGGTGGACGAGCATGCAGTAGCGGGTGGAGCGTTCGACCAGAGTCCCGATCGCGGAGCCGCCGTCCTCACCGATGATCAGGTCGCCTTCCCAGTGGCCGGGCACGGCCCGGTCGGCGGCCTCAGCGGGCCGCTCACGGATGTTGATCATTGCGGGGATCCGGCCGCGTTTCTCCTGCTGTCGTGACCTGACCCTGGGCTTGCGCAGAGCCCTGCCGGTCCGCAGGCACGCGGTCAGCTCCTTGCGCAGCCCACCCCGGGACTGGACGAACAGCGACTGGTAGATCGTCTCGTGAGACACCCTCATCGATTCATCGTCCGGGAAACGCCGGGGCAGCCACAACGCGATCTGCCGCGGTGACCACTTCAGCTTCAGCTTCCCCTGCACCACCCGCCGCAACCGCGGGCAGTCCGCGAGCTTCACGGGCTTCGGCCGGCGGCGGCGATCACGCGCCTTCTCGTCCGCACGGCCGGCCCGATAACCCACCCGCACGGTCGAATTCCGGGCCAGTTCCCGCCCGATCGTCGACGGCTCCCGCCCCAGCGCCACCGCGATCGACCGCCGCGACTCACCCCGATCACGCCGCAGCATGATCTCCTCGCGTTCCTCGAACGACAGATACCGGCCTGACCCGGCCCCAGCCCCGTTGTTGATCACCCCGCCAGCATCCTGGAACCAGCGCATACCCGTCCACCGCGAGACTCCCGCAGCCGTCGACGCCTCCTCGGTAGACAAACCAGCCCGAATCCCCTCCCAAAACCGCACCCGAACCACATAAGGAACACCCGGCTTCGCCATCAAAACCCCTGCTCAGAGGGCATTGCAACGACCAATTGACCACAAGCGAGTCATTCGGTGCTCCACGTATCACTAGTGGCCGCGACTCTCCGTGGTGTGTCGTTGAAGCCGAGATTCGGGCGCGCGAGGGCTGTCTGGAGATCGCCGGATCCGCGGGAGGCCGCGCCGCTGTTGCGCCGGCTGTTCCCCGCCGGGGGCCGTCAGGCGGAGCGGGGGCGGTAGCAGCGCCAGGAGTACGGGTCCTGCGGGTCGGTGACCTGGGCCTGGGCGGTGGAGCCGTTGCGCCAGGCGCACATGGCGTCCATGTCGACGAGGCGGTGGAAGCCGGGGCCGCGGCACTCCCAGGAGCCGGGGCCGGAGCCGAGCCGGGCCTCGGAGGCGCCGAACTCCTGCCAGCAGTAGAGGCGAAGGGTGGCCTTGAGCTCGCCGTCGCTGACCGGGCCGAGCTCGACGGTGGTGGTCCGCGGCTCGGGCCCCGGGACGCCGGTGCTGCGGTCGGGGGCCGGCGACGGTGCGTGGGTGACCGGCGTGCGCGACGGTGTCCGGGACGGGCTCGGCCCGGAGTCGCCGGATGACGGGGACGCCGAGCCGAGCGGGGCGGTGGACGGGGAGATCGCGGGCGCCACCATCGGGGCCGCGGTCAGGTTCGCGATGAGAGACGTCGAGGGGGCGGGGGCGCCGGCCTTCCAGGCCGGCGCGATGCCGCTGGTGAACCGCAGCGAACACAGCGCGACGATCACGGCCAGCGCGACGGCGACGATGACCCACGCGTAGTCGCGGATGAACCGGCGCAGCCCGCTCGCGGCGCGGTGCGTGCCGGTCACCATGTCCGCGTCCGGGTCGTGTGGTGGTGCCCCATGCTCACTCAACGACCCGGCGCCCGTTGCGGATTTCGGATGATCCACACCGTTTTCACCGGATATCGGCCTCTGTCGCCGCGCGGCCCCAGAAGACGAGGGCACAGCCGATATTCGGGCATCCCCGGCACCGCCCGCCCCGGCGGAGTCACCGCCACCCGGCGGCGGCCCGGCATGCTCGGCGGCACCCGGCGGCGGCCCGGCATGCTCGGCGGCGCCGGACGGCGGCCCGGCATGCTCGGCGGCGCCGGACGGCGGCCCGGCATTTTCAGCGCCACCGGACGGCGGCCCGGCACGCTCTCCGCCGGTGGTCTCGGTGCCGCCCGGGCGCGACCCGGAAGGATCGGGCGCGTCGCCCGAAGCCGATCCAGACCCGGCAGTGGGTGAAGGCCCCGCGGCGGCGAGCCGCTTCAGGTGAGGTGGCAGGCCTCGCCCGGTGGCTGCGGCATGCTTGCGGGCCTCCTCCAGCGGATCGGTGCCGTTGGCCGCCGCCAGCGCGGCGATGACCAGCGGAATCTCGACCGTGGACCCGGCCCAGTCAGGCGCGAGGCCGCCATCGCCCGAGTCGGCCCTCGGCTGCTGACCGGGCAACGCCGTCGGCTCGCCGGACGCGGGCGGCGGGGCCGGCGTGCCGAAGGCCGGCGGTGGTGGCGCGAGGGCGCTGGGGTGCGAAGAGGCGTCTGGTGGGCGTACCGCCGGGGGGATTTGATCGTGGGCCGGGGTGGCGGGCTCGTCGGGACGGGGGTTGGGCTCCTCGGCCACGCGGCCGGCCTCCTCGCGGGGGTGAAGTGGGTCTTGGGCTGCGGGAAGGCCCGCAGACCGACCACAATAGCCACCGCCGCGGCGAGGGTGACCCGGCAGGACCGGCGGATGGCCGGACGCGATGATCGTCGATGGGTTAGAGTGGGAAACCGCAGCTAGGCGGCGGTGGGGTAGGCGGCGGAGCAGGCCTGGCGGGCCCAGCGCATGCGGCCGGCGGACGTCTCTGGGTGGTCGCCGAACTCCTGGGCGACCAGCGCGGCGACGCCATTCTCACCGTGCCGGGCGACCGTGGCGCGGATCGCGTCACGAATGAGTTCGGCGGTCGGGGCCTGGGAGCGCTGGAGGTGGGAGGCGAAGAGGGCCTCGACCTGGACGAGCTGGACGGCCATGACGAGCTCCTTTCGTGGGGGAAGGTGCCTTCCAGAGAACCCTCGCGGGGGTACGCCCTGGGAGCGCTCGGGTTGCACAACGGTTGCACCCCCTTAAGCCGATATTTCGGACCAAGGGGATATCTCGGATTAAGTCAGTGACAATGACGGAGTGGGCGGGGCGCTGCGAGCTGTGGTGATCGAGGACGAGGAGGATCTCCTCGACCTCCTGCGCGGGCACCTCAGCCGGAACGGATGCGAGGTGTCCGGGTACGGGACGGCCGAGGAGGGGATCGCGGCCGCACGCGCGGACCCGCCCGACCTGGTCGTGGTGGACGTCCTGTTGCCCGACCGGGACGGCCGGGAGGTGATCCGGCTGCTGCACGAGGATCCGCGCACCGCGGCGTGCCCGATCGTGATCTGCTCGGTGCTGGACGCCGACGACCTGGATGACCTGCCGACGGCCGCGGTCCTGGCCAAGCCGTTCGGGAAGGCCGACGTGGCCGAGCTGATGCGGCGGCTCGCGCTGCCGCGGGCGGAGGTGGAGGGAAATTGACCGCCGTACTCATTGCCGATGACGATGCCGACATCCGGGACCTGGTCGCGTTCAAGCTGGAGCAGGTCGGCTACGACGTGATCGCGGTCGAGGACGGGCAGTCCGCGCTGGAGGCAGCCCGCCGCGACCAGCCCGCGCTCGCGGTGCTGGACGTCTCCATGCCCGGCCTGTCCGGCATCGACGTGTGCCGGATGCTGCGCGCCGACCAGGCCACCGCCGGCATGCTGATCGTGATACTCACCGCCCGTGTGCAGGAGCAGGACATCGAGGGCGGGTTCGGGGCCGGCGCCGACGACTACGTGACGAAACCGTTCAGCCCGCGTGAGCTGGTCTCCCGGATCCAGTCGCTGCTGACCCGCTCCCGAGCCTGACGCCGGAGCATGTCCTCATGCGCGGGGCGACCCCGGGCCGGCAGCATCGGCTCGCTGCTGACCAGGACGTTCGCGGCGCTGGTGGTGCTGGTCGTGATCTCCGGCGTGGCCGGGATCGCCGCGGTCCGCGACCTCGATCCGCCACCAGCCGTTCGAGTCCTGCCGCGCGCCGATCGTGATCCGGGCCGCGGTGCCGTGCCGCACGTATGTCACGGCGTTGCCGACCAGGTGGTCGAGCAGCTGGCGGAGCAGCGCCGCGTCCGCGGTCACCACCGGCAGCGCGCCGATGTCGATGCTCGGCAGCGTCGGCGAGACCGCCACGTGCGCGGCCACCACCTCGGCCGCGAGTCCGGCCAGGTCGACCGGCTCCAGGCGCAGCGGAGCCTCGCCGGCCAGCGTGTACGCCAGCAGCTCGTCCACCACGTGCAGCATGCGCCGCGTGCTGCGGCCGATGTGGTCCAGGAAGCCCAGCGACGCCGGGTCGAGCCGCGGGCCGACCTCCTCGGCGAGCAGGTCGGCGTAGCTGGCGACGTTGGTCAGCGGCGTCTGTAGCCGGTCGGTCGCGAGCGCGGAGAAGCCGGCCAGTTCCGCCTCCCGCTCGCGCAGCGCGGTCTGCGCCAGGCGCAGCGCGTCCGCGTCGGCCCGCCGGTCGGCGAGCGCGCGCCGGGCGGCCGTGGCGAACCGCTCCCGCGCCGTGATCAGCACCAGGACCAGCACGGACAGCGCCAGGCTGAGCAGCGCGCCGCCGGTCAGCACGACCGTGTCCAGGTGCCGCCGCGCCTCGCCGATCAACGGCGTGCTCGGGCGCACGGTGAGCGTGAGCTGCCGCTGGCCCAACGCGACCGGCAGCGCCACGGTCTCCGGGTCGGCCGGCGCGGCGTCGGTGTTCCAGGACGCGACGCCGATCGGGCCGGCCGGATCGCTGCGTCGGCCAGCGAGGCCGTCACGGTGGCGTGCGTGCCGGAGCTCAGCGCCTCGGCCAGGAAGTCGCCGGTGCGCAGGCTGAACAGCACCCAGCCGCGGAACGTGGTGCCGTCCGCGGACTGCACCGGCGCGGCGATCACGAACGACAGCTGCCGGCGCGCGCCGGCCAGCGCGCGGTCGTACGGGAGCACGTGCGGCGTGGAGACGGCGATCTGCCCGGTGTCGCGGGCGACGTCCATCGCGGCCGAGACCGCCGGCGGCGGGCCGTTCCAGCGGTCACCGCCGGGTGCGCTGCCGTCGACCGGCCGGCCGGCGACCGCGGAACGGCCCGCGTCCGAGGCGATCAGGCGCACGTCGTGCGCGCCGGGCAGCGTGCTACGCGACAGCCGGGCCAGGCTCGCGTCGACGCCGGCGAGCAAGGTCGCGGAGTCGATCGCCGGTGCGTTCCCGGCGATCATGGCAAGGTTCTGCGCGGTCGCGGTGTACCGCGCCACCGCCGCGGCCACCGCGGCCTGCGTGGAGCCGGCCCGCACGCGGAGCGCGGCGGCGGCGTAGTCGTCCTCGGCGGAGTGCAGCGCCAGCGCGCCCGCGCCGGTCGCCGCCAGGCCCAGAGCCAGGACGGTCGACGCGAGCGCGGGACCGCGCCACGTTCGTCCGCGCACCAGGTCCCTCTTCGTCACGGAGGGCACAATCGGCGGCCGCCCGGCGGCACTGAGCCGGGCCGGGTTGCGCTGGGGTAGGAACCAAGTATCGCGAAAAATCCGCCTATGGCGGGCATGTCTGGTGAGATCGAGGGTAGCGGGAGGGGCTGTCCGACGGAGGGACAAGCATGGCGCGCGTCCTGGTGGCGGAGGATGACCCGGACATCCAGCAGCTGGTCATGTACAAGCTCGGGCGGTCCGGCTTCGAGACGATGGCGGTCGCCGACGGCGCGGCCGCGCTCGCGGCGGTCCGCCGGTTCCGGCCGGATGCGGTCCTGGTCGACGTGCGCATGCCCGGCATCAACGGCATCGAGCTGTGCCGCGAGCTGCGCCGGACACCGGTCACCGCGAAGCTCCCGATCGTGATGATCTCCGCGCAGGGCCGCCCGCAGGACCGCGAGCTCGCCTACGCGGCCGGCTGCGACGACTACCTGGTCAAGCCGTTCAGCCCGAGGGACCTGGTCGAGCGCGTGCAGAAGCTCCTGGTCGAGGTGCGGGCCTGAGATGATCGAGGTCGCCACCGACGCGATCGTGGTGCCGACGATCGTGCTCATCATGATCGTCCGGGCTGCCCGCCGCCTGCTGCGCCGCCGTCGCACCCGCACCGCCGAACGCCCGCGTCTCGCACTGCTGGAGTTCGTCGCGGAGGCCGGCGCCGAGGGCGTGGACGAGCTGGTCACGATGCCGCGCCGGGAGTGGCGGGCCACGGCTGCGGAGGCGAGTGGCTGATGGTCGACGACTGGGGCTGGGTACGGACCGTGATCGGCATCGCGGACGTGTTCGTATTCGTCTACTTCGTGGCGCTGAACAGCAGCTATCTGGGTCTGCTGCTGCTCGCCGCGGCCGAGTTCCATCGGTACCTGCGCCGGGTGCCGTTCAACGGCCTGGAGGACCTGTTCCGCAGCCCGCTGACCATGCCGGTCTCGGTGCTGATGCCGGCCCACAACGAGGGCGCCGGGATCGTGCCCGCGGTACAGGCGATGATGGCGCTGCGCTACCCCCGGTTCGAGATCGTGGTGATCGACGACGGCTCCACCGACGACACGTTCGACCGGCTGGAGCGCGAGTTCGACCTGGTCGCGGTGCCGCGCGTGGTGCCGGGCGAGGTGCCGTTCCGGGGTGCGGTGATCAGCGTGCACGTGGCCCGCGCGAACCCGGACAGCCTGATCGTGGTCCGCAAGGTCAACGGCGGCAAGGCGGACGCGCTCAACGTCGGCATCAACCTCTCCCGGCACCCGCTGGTCTGCATGGCCGACGCGGACTCGGTGCTGGACCCGGAGGCGCTGCTCTCGGTGACCAAGCCGTTCGCGGACGACCCGCTGGAGACCGCGGCGGTCGGCGGCGTGGTGCGGATCGCGAACGGCTGCGCGGTGGTCGGCGGCCGCGTGGTCGACGTGCGCATGCCCCGGCAGTGGCTGGTGCGCATGCAGATCGTCGAATATCTGCGCGCGTTCCTGATGGGCCGCACCGGCTGGTCCCGGCTCGGCGGCCTGGTCGTCATCTCCGGCGCGTTCGGCATGTTCCGCCGCGACCTGCTGGCCGAGGTCGGCGGGATGGCGCACGACACCATCGGCGAGGACGCGGAGCTGGTCGTGCGGCTGCATCACCACCTGCGGGAACGCGGCCGGCCGTACCGGGTGACCTTCGTGGCGGAACCGGTGTCGTGGAGCGAGGCGCCGGTGAGCCTGCGCGTGCTCGGCCGGCAGCGGAGCCGCTGGCACCGTGGCCTCGCGGAGATCGTGCGCATCCACCGAGGCATGCTGCTGCGCCCGCGGTACGGCCGGATCGGCATGGTCGCGCTGCCGTACTACGTGCTGTTCGAGCTGCTGGCGCCGTTCGTGGAACTGTCCGCGCTGATCCTGCTCCCGGCCGGGCTACTGGTGGACGTGATCGATCTCGGCTTCGCGTGGCGGTTCGCCCTCGCCGCCTACGGCTACGGCATGCTGGTCAGCATGTCGGCCCTGCTCCTGGAGGAGGTGTCGTTCCACCGCTATCCGCGCTGGGGCGACCTCGGGCGCGGGTTCCTCGCCGCGATCTTCGAGAACGTGGGTTACCGGCAGGTGCTCGCCTACTTCCAGGCCCGCGGTGCCTGGCAGGCGTGGCGGAACAAGAAGCAGGTCTGGGGTGCGATGCCGCGTCAGGGCTTCGACACGGTCCGGCCGCTCTGAGGGTGCCGCAGTCCGGGGTGGTCCTTCGGCAGCGTCCTGACCATCACCCACCAGCTCACCGCGAGGCAGGCCGCGACCAGCGGCCAGGTCAGCACGACCTGCGCGACGCCGAGCGCGAAGACCTGGTCGGCGAAGTAGAGCGGCAGGAACACGGCGAGGCGGATCACGTACTGCAGGACCCAGATCCAGCTGGCCAGGCCGTAGGAGCGCAGCAGCGCCGGGTCGCGCCGCCAGCGGGTCCGCTGGCCGAGCACGGCGCCGACGATCACGCCGAGCAGCGGCCAGCGGGCCGCGATGCTGATCGCCCACACCACGGCGCTGCCCGCGTTGCTGAGCAGGCGCGGCAGGAAGAAGTCGGCGCCGTTGCCGGTGTAGAGCGCGATCATCGCCGCCACCACGACGCCGAGCAGCCCGGCCAGCACCGCGCCGAACCGGTCGCCCTTCCGCAGGCGGTGAACGGCGATCGCCAGGCTCACCACGATCGCGGCGGTCACGCCGATCACGATCGAGCGGCCGCCGGCCAGCCAGCCGAGGATGAACGCGATCGGCGGCAGCGTCGCGTCGATCGCGCCCCGGCGCCCACCGAGCAGGTCGGCGAGCGACTCCCTGTTCTGTTCCATGGTTAGGTCACCCTAACCGATCAGAACCCGCGTGGGTACGGTGGTGAGGCGCGGGCGACAGAGAGGCGATCGCAGTGCGGCACGCTCTTCGCCGCCCTGCGATCGCGGCCCTTGATCCAGGCGTCCCCCATGTAGTCAGAACTACATGGGGAACGCCCTGATCGTGGCTAGTTCGTGGCGGTCATCGCGGCGGCGGTGACCGGGGCGGCGGTGACCGGGGCGCGGCGGGCGGAGGCGTGGCCCTCGACGAGCTTGCGGGGGCCGCGCGGCGCGCCGGTGCCCCGGCCGCCCTCGCGGCGCCGGCGCAGGTCCTCCTTGGTGGGGAGGGCGAGGCGGAACACCTTGAACCAGGCGGAGGCGACCTGCACCGGCAGCGGGCCGGTGGTGTAGGTCAGGTTGTAGCGCTCGAACAGGTCGCGGATCCGCGGCGCGATCTCGGCGTACCGCGGGCTCGGCATGTCCGGGAACAGGTGGTGCTCGATCTGGTGCGACAGGTTGCCGGTCATGAAGTGCATGAACTTCGAGCCGCGGATGTTCGCCGAGCCGAGCATCTGGCGCAGGTACCACTCGCCGCGGGTCTCGCCCTCGATGCTGGTCTTGGAGAACGTCTCCACGCCGTTCGGGAAGTGACCGCACATGATCACCGAGTGCGTCCAGACGTTCCGGACCAGGTTCGCCACCATGTTCGCCAGGATCGTGGTCAGGAACGACGGGCCGGACAGCGCCGGGTGGATCACGTAGTCCTTGAGCATCTGGCGGCCGATCTTCTTCAGCACCTGCTGGTACGCGGCCTTGAACTTCGGGTCCCGGCGGCGCTTCCTCGTCTTCAGGTTGCGGCCGAGCTGCAGGTCGTACGCCGCGATGCCGTACTCGAAGAAGCACATGTTGATGAAGTTGTAGAGCGGCTGCGCGAGCAGGCCCGGCGTCCACTTCTGGTCCTCGTCCACCCGCATGATGCCGTAGCCGAGGTCGTTGTCCCGGCCGACCACGTTCGTGTACGTGTGGTGGACCTCGTTGTGCGCGTGCTTCCACTGCGCGGCCGGGGAGGCGTTGTCCCACTCCCACGTGGTCGAGTGGATCTTCGGGTCACGCATCCAGTCCCACTGGCCGTGCATGACGTTGTGGCCGATCTCCATGTTCTCGATGATCTTCGCGATCGAGAGGCCGACCGTGCCGACGACCCAGGCCGGCGGGAACAGCGAGAACAGCAGGATCGCGCGGCTGCCCAGCTCCAGGCGCCGCTGCGTCGAGATCACCCTGCGGATGTACGCGGAGTCCCGCTCGCCGCGGCTGGACATGATCTCGTCGCGCAGCGCGTCCAGCTCGACGCCGATCGCCTCGATGTCCTCGGGGGTGAGGTGGGCGATCGGGTTGACGTCCTTCTTCTCCATGACGGTCATGCGACTATGTCCTTCCGCTTCTCAGTGCTCGATCGCGCAGGGCCCGGCCGCTGCGGAGATGCAGGTCTGGATCAGGATCGTGTCGCCCTCTTCGGCGACGATGAGTGAGCCGTCGCGCAGGTCGCGCACCACGCCCTCGCGCAGCGGCAGCACGCAGCCCATGCAGATGCCCATCCGGCAGCCGGACGGCATCAGCACGCCCGCGGCCTCGGCCGCGTCCAGCAGCGGGACGTCACCGGGCGCGCTCACCGTGGTCTGCGACTTCTGGAACGTGATCTCGCCGCCCGCGCCGTCGGCCGCGAACGTCACCGGCCGGAACCGCTCGACGTGCAGCCGCCCGGTCGCGCCCGCGTCGGCCCAGTGCTTCTCCAGGTCGTCGAGCAGCTCGTTCGGCCCGCACGCCCAGGTCTCCCGCTCGGCCCAGTCCGGCACCAGCGTGGCGATCATGGCGGGGGAGAGCCGGCCCTCGACCGACGTGGTGCGCTCGATCAGCCGGATCCGTCCCTCGGCCGCGAGGTCGTTCAGCTCCGGAGTGAACAGGGCTTCCTTCGCGGTCCGCGCGGAGT
Coding sequences within it:
- a CDS encoding glycoside hydrolase family 48 protein: MRIRPSRRRLAMTAAGVLVAGGMVTVPVSMAYAATACDVVYTTNDWNNGFTASVTLKNLGDPVSSWNLGWAFPGNQQVTNGWAAKYSQSGQNVTASNEAWNGSLATGASITLGFNGSFSGSNAKPASFTLNGTTCAGAANAAPTVSLTSPADGATFTAPADVNLAATAADTDGSITRVEFYRNGLLINTDTTAPYGYATTGLPAGSYTVQARAYDSAGLTATDEHAFTVAGTSASSVATPATLQVAEGASSALNVRLSAAPTGSVSVALAKTGDADVTLGASTATITASNWSTGVNVPVNAAEDADTANGTATITASATGFTSSVTTVTETDNDGGGTPGGAYGEEFLELYNKIKAPANGYFSPEGVPYHSVETLLVEAPDHGHETTSEAFSYWLFLEAQYGRVTENWSPFNDAWRVMEQYIIPKETQSNYNAADPADYAAEADLPSQYPAVGGKIDSSVKVGADPLAAELQASYGTTSVYGMHWLIDVDNVYGFGNCGNGTSRPAYINTYQRGPQESVFETVPHPSCETFNFGRVGNGGFLPIFIGDSSYAQQWRYTNAPDADARAVQAAYWALQWAKEQGNQSQISATIANAAKMGDYLRYAMYDKYFKQPGCASTSCPAGTGKDSSAYLLSWYYAWGGSYGANSGNWSWRIGSSHNHGGYQNPFAAWVLSTVPELTPRSASAKSDWATSLTRQIDFYTWLQSAEGAIAGGATNSWKGNYSARPAGVPTFYGMVYDEKPVYHDPPSNQWFGFQAWSMERVAEYYHESGDARAKAVLDKWVAWAIANTTVSGSTYQVPSTLSWSGQPGGNWQAGTTSVNNSGLHVSIVDYTQDVGVTGAYARTLVYYGAKSGNTQAQTTAKALLDALLTHKDSLGVAIPETRADYNRFDDVYNASTGQGLFIPSGYSGTMPNGDVIAPGKSFLDIRSFYRDDPDFPKVEAYLNGGPAPVFTYHRFWAQVDIALALADYDRLLG
- a CDS encoding IS30 family transposase, which codes for MAKPGVPYVVRVRFWEGIRAGLSTEEASTAAGVSRWTGMRWFQDAGGVINNGAGAGSGRYLSFEEREEIMLRRDRGESRRSIAVALGREPSTIGRELARNSTVRVGYRAGRADEKARDRRRRPKPVKLADCPRLRRVVQGKLKLKWSPRQIALWLPRRFPDDESMRVSHETIYQSLFVQSRGGLRKELTACLRTGRALRKPRVRSRQQEKRGRIPAMINIRERPAEAADRAVPGHWEGDLIIGEDGGSAIGTLVERSTRYCMLVHLPDGRDAEAVRDALIATITTLPAHLTKSLTWDQGVEMTRHADFTIATGIDVYFCDPHSPWQRGSNENTNGLLRQYFPKGTDLSVHTRQHLDDVAAELNGRPRETLNMRTPAEALNQLLSAPLAA
- a CDS encoding response regulator, encoding MGGALRAVVIEDEEDLLDLLRGHLSRNGCEVSGYGTAEEGIAAARADPPDLVVVDVLLPDRDGREVIRLLHEDPRTAACPIVICSVLDADDLDDLPTAAVLAKPFGKADVAELMRRLALPRAEVEGN
- a CDS encoding response regulator transcription factor, which gives rise to MTAVLIADDDADIRDLVAFKLEQVGYDVIAVEDGQSALEAARRDQPALAVLDVSMPGLSGIDVCRMLRADQATAGMLIVILTARVQEQDIEGGFGAGADDYVTKPFSPRELVSRIQSLLTRSRA
- a CDS encoding sensor histidine kinase, which codes for MALPVALGQRQLTLTVRPSTPLIGEARRHLDTVVLTGGALLSLALSVLVLVLITARERFATAARRALADRRADADALRLAQTALREREAELAGFSALATDRLQTPLTNVASYADLLAEEVGPRLDPASLGFLDHIGRSTRRMLHVVDELLAYTLAGEAPLRLEPVDLAGLAAEVVAAHVAVSPTLPSIDIGALPVVTADAALLRQLLDHLVGNAVTYVRHGTAARITIGARQDSNGWWRIEVADRGDPGHAGDHDQHHQRRERPGQQRADAAGPGSPRA